The DNA segment AGAAAATCAGGGGTTCACCTTCACGGGCTCGGCCGTTATTGTGGCATTGGAGAGCATGCCGAGCCTGGCGTAGTGGTAAAAGCCACCCTCATCGGGCTTGGCGTAGAGCGGCGCTCCGCCTCCACCGGTGACTATGTACCTGACGCCGTCTATCTCACCGTCCCAGAACATGTGGATGTGGCTAAAGACCCCAAAGGCGCTGTAGGCCTTCATGAGCTGGAGGAGCTTCTTGCCGTCCATGTAGTTCATGCCGTGGTTGCCGTTAGGCCTTGGGTCAACCGGAGGGGCATGCATGACGATGACAGGCTTCTTGCCGAGGCCCTTAGCCTTTTCGAGCTCGTTCTGAAGCCACTCCCACTGCTCATCGCTCAGCCCGTAGTCGTGGTCTATGTTGTTCATGAATATGTAGTAGTAATCACCGAGGGCGAAGGAGTAGTCCGTCGGGCCAAAGAGCTGGTGGTAGACGTTTATTCCTTCACCACGGTACTCGTGGTTTCCGACGGCTATGAAGACGGGCTTGTTCCACTTCCACTCCTTCATAAGCTCGCCCCACTCGTCAACCTTGCCGGAATAGACCAGATCCCCACCGTCTATTATGAAGGCCCCCTCGTCAGAGTTCATGGCGTCCCTGACCTTGAGGAACGCCGGAGGCACCTCCTTTCCACCATCGGATCTGTGGTCGCCGAAGGCAAGAACCGTGTAGTTCCCAACATCCCTCGGAGAGATGCTGAAGGAAGGTTTGGATGTTGTGAACTTGACCCATGTATCACCTGTCTCGACATCCTCCGGCAGGTTGAGTACGGAGGGATTGGTGTTCTCGATGACGTAGGTGAGCTCAGCCCCGTTGGGGTTCTTGACTTCCACGCTGACGTTGAAGCCAAGGGCGTAAATATATACTGTC comes from the Thermococcus thioreducens genome and includes:
- a CDS encoding metallophosphoesterase family protein is translated as MKKVASAVLLVLIVLAAGCIGSNGGTASTSPTGTGTTSATSPTASPTESGGIDFAAYGKGQVLSNWYKIGDTSKVYVSKGYEDLAKHYFPNAQILPASQYEGGIAILSPEDARPVLRGKPILITVNDYFGYIVYKLGLKFVGKDKGIFAAFNKDGKAYLVFTGTGKAGAGAALEYAMGLKEGRQINTGDVLRSGEFEGILLKVIGDNNWNGVQDEGEHWYLSSFKTMEPFIYYWRVVDGENVTVKGGFIKLVNGSTVYIYALGFNVSVEVKNPNGAELTYVIENTNPSVLNLPEDVETGDTWVKFTTSKPSFSISPRDVGNYTVLAFGDHRSDGGKEVPPAFLKVRDAMNSDEGAFIIDGGDLVYSGKVDEWGELMKEWKWNKPVFIAVGNHEYRGEGINVYHQLFGPTDYSFALGDYYYIFMNNIDHDYGLSDEQWEWLQNELEKAKGLGKKPVIVMHAPPVDPRPNGNHGMNYMDGKKLLQLMKAYSAFGVFSHIHMFWDGEIDGVRYIVTGGGGAPLYAKPDEGGFYHYARLGMLSNATITAEPVKVNP